The Choloepus didactylus isolate mChoDid1 chromosome 13, mChoDid1.pri, whole genome shotgun sequence genome contains a region encoding:
- the LOC119507964 gene encoding LOW QUALITY PROTEIN: inositol hexakisphosphate and diphosphoinositol-pentakisphosphate kinase 2-like (The sequence of the model RefSeq protein was modified relative to this genomic sequence to represent the inferred CDS: inserted 1 base in 1 codon), which produces MSEAPRFFVGPEDTEINPGNYRHFFHHADEEDDDEDDSPPERQIVVGICSMAKKSKSKPMKEILERISLFKYITVVVFEEDVILNEPVENWPLCDCLISFHSKGFPLYKAVAYAKLRNPFVINDLNMQYLIQDRREVYSILQAEGILLPRYAILNRDPNNPKECNLIEGEDHVEVNGEVFQKPFVEKPVSAEDHNVYIYYPTSAGGGSQRLFRKIGSRSSVYSPESNVRKTGSYIYEEFMPTDGTDVKVYTVGPDYAHAEARKSPALDGKVERDSEGKEVRYPVILNAREKLIAWKVCLAFKQTVCGFDLLRANGQPYVCDVNGFSFVKNSMKYYDDCAKILGNIVMQELAPQFHIPWSIPLEAEDIPIVPTTSGTMMELRCVIAVIRHGDRTPKQKMKMEVRHQKFFDLFEKCDGYKSGKLKLKKPKQLQEVLDIARQLLIELGQNNDSEIEENKSKLEQLKTVLEMYGHFSGINRKVQLTYLPHGCPKTSSEEEDSRREEPSLLLVLKWGGELTPAGRVQAEELGRAFRCMYPGGQGDYAGFPGCGLLRLHSTYRHDLKIYASDEGRVQMTAAAFAKGLLALEGELTPXLVQMVKSANMNGLLDSDSDSLSSCQQRVKARLHEILQKDRDFTSEDYEKLTPSGSISLIKSMHLIKNPVKTCDKVYSLIQSLTSQIRHRMEDPKSSDIQLYHRETLELMLRRWSKLEKDFKTKNGRYDISKIPDIYDCIKYDVQHNGSLKLENTMELYRLSKALADIVIPQEYGITKAEKLEIAKGYCTPLVRKIRSDPQRTQDDDTVNKLHPVYSRGVLSPERHVRTRLYFTSESHVHSLLSILRYGALCDESKDEQWKRAMDYLNVVNELNYMTQIVIMLYEDPNKDLSSEERFHVELHFSPGAKGCEEDKNLPSGYGYRPASRENEGRRSLKIDNDDEPHTSKKDEVDRAVILFKPMVSEPIHIHRKSPLPRSRKIATNEVVSENANYLRTPRNLVEQKQNPVGFELYSMVPSICPLETLHNALSLKQVDEFLASIACPSSEVPRKTPEISSTASHSSPAVRRKISLNTYTPAKILPTPSATLKSTKASSKAATSGHSSAVVPNTSSRKKSVTSKTEVYEHKKSSGKKK; this is translated from the exons atgagtGAAGCCCCCAGATTCTTTGTTGGGCCTGAAGATACAGAAATAAATCCTGGAAATTATCGACATTTCTTCCACCATGCAGACGAAGAAGATGATGACGAGGATGACTCTCCACCAGAAAGGCAGATTGTGGTTGGAATATGTTCCATGGCAAAGAAATCCAAATCCAAACCAATGAAAGAAATTCTTGAACGGATCTCcttatttaaatatatcacagtAGTGGTATTTGAAGAGGATGTTATTTTGAATGAACCAGTGGAAAACTGGCCTTTGTGTGATtgtcttatttcattccattCTAAAGGATTTCCACTGTACAAAGCAGTTGCCTATGCAAAACTCAGGAATCCATTTGTAATCAATGACTTGAATATGCAGTATCTCATTCAAGATAGGAGAGAAGTGTATAGTATTCTTCAAGCTGAAGGTATTTTACTTCCCCGTTATGCAATTTTGAATCGTGACCCAAATAATCCCAAAGAATGTAATCTGATTGAAGGGGAAGATCATGTGGAAGTAAATGGGGAAGTTTTTCAAAAGCCCTTTGTAGAAAAGCCAGTAAGTGCAGAAGATCACAATGTTTACATTTATTATCCAACATCTGCAGGTGGTGGAAGTCAAAGACTCTTTCGAAAGATTGGCAGTAGAAGTAGTGTGTATTCCCCAGAAAGCAATGTACGAAAAACAGgctcatatatatatgaagagtTTATGCCTACAGATGGTACTGATGTTAAGGTTTATACGGTGGGTCCAGATTATGCCCATGCAGAAGCTCGAAAATCTCCAGCACTTGATGGCAAGGTGGAACGAGATAGTGAAGGAAAAGAAGTAAGATATCCTGTTATTCTCAATGCACGAGAGAAATTAATTGCTTGGAAAGTCTGCCTTGCTTTTAAGCAAACAgtttgtggctttgatttgttACGGGCCAATGGACAGCCTTATGTCTGTGATGTCAATGGTTTCAGTTTTGTGAAAAATTCCATGAAGTATTATGATGATTGTGCAAAAATACTTGGCAACATTGTAATGCAAGAGCTTGCTCCACAATTTCATATTCCCTGGTCGATACCCTTAGAAGCTGAAGATATTCCGATTGTACCAACTACATCTGGAACTATGATGGAACTTAGATGTGTCATAGCAGTCATACGTCATGGGGATCGAAcaccaaaacaaaaaatgaaaatggaagtgAGGCATCAAAAATTTTTTGATCTTTTTGAAAAGTGTGATGGATATAAATCTGGGAAATTAAAActcaaaaaaccaaaacaattacAGGAAGTGTTGGATATTGCACGACAACTTCTTATTGAGCTTGGGCAAAATAATGATTctgaaattgaagaaaataaGTCAAAACTTGAACAACTTAAGACTGTATTAGAGATGTATGGCcatttttctggaataaatcGTAAGGTCCAATTGACTTATCTCCCTCATGGTTGTCCTAAAACATCTAGTGAAGAGGAAGATAGCCGAAGAGAAGAACCCTCTTTACTTTTGGTTCTAAAATGGGGAGGAGAACTAACCCCTGCAGGCAGGGTCCAGGCTGAAGAACTTGGAAGAGCTTTCAGGTGTATGTATCCTGGAGGTCAAGGAGATTATGCAGGATTTCCTGGTTGTGGTTTACTTAGATTACATAGTACCTACCGACATGACCTCAAAATATATGCCTCTGATGAGGGACGAGTCCAGATGACTGCTGCTGCTTTTGCAAAGGGACTCTTAGCTCTAGAAGGAGAGCTTACCC ATCTGGTTCAGATGGTAAAAAGTGCAAATATGAATGGTCTTTTGGATAGTGATAGTGACTCTTTGAGCAGTTGTCAGCAACGAGTGAAAGCAAGACTTCATGAAATACTTCAAAAAGACAGAGATTTTACTTCTGAAGATTATGAAAAGCTTACTCCATCTGGAAGTATTTCTCTTATCAAATCaatgcatttaattaaaaatccTGTGAAGACTTGTGACAAAGTTTACTCCTTGATTCAAAGTTTGACTTCTCAAATCAGACATCGAATGGAAGATCCCAAATCATCAGACATTCAGCTTTACCATAGAGAGACATTAGAGCTTATGCTACGTAGATGGTCCAAGTTGGAAAAGGactttaaaacaaagaatggAAGATACGACATTAGTAAAATCCCTGACATATATGACTGTATAAAATATGATGTCCAGCATAATGGTTCCTTGAAATTAGAAAACACAATGGAATTATATAGACTTTCAAAGGCATTAGCAGATATTGTTATTCCTCAGGAATATGGTATAACTAAAGCTGAAAAGCTGGAAATTGCCAAAGGATACTGTACACCTCTAGTTAGAAAAATTCGCTCAGACCCTCAGAGGACACAAGATGATGACACTGTAAATAAACTCCATCCTGTGTATTCCAGAGGAGTCCTTTCCCCTGAACGTCATGTCCGTACGAGGTTGTATTTCACCAGTGAAAGTCATGTACATTCTTTACTATCAATTCTTCGCTATGGTGCCTTATGTGATGAATCAAAGGATGAACAGTGGAAACGAGCTATGGATTATTTAAATGTTGTCAATGAACTCAACTATATGACTCAGATTGTTATCATGCTTTATGAGGATCCTAACAAGGATCTTTCCTCAGAGGAACGCTTTCATGTTGAATTACACTTTAGTCCAGGAGCCAAAGGAtgtgaagaagataaaaatttacCATCTGGCTATGGATATAGACCAGCTTCCAGAGAGAATGAAGGCAGGCGATCTCTTAAAATTGATAATGATGATGAACCACATACTTCTAAAAAAGATGAGGTTGATCGAGCTGTGATTTTGTTCAAACCTATGGTATCAGAGCCAATTCATATACACAGGAAATCTCCACTTCCAAGATCTAGGAAGATAGCTACAAATGAAGTTGTATCTGAAAATGCTAATTACCTGAGGACACCAAGAAATCTTGTGGAACAGAAACAGAATCCTGTAGG CTTCGAATTGTATTCCATGGTGCCATCTATTTGTCCTCTAGAAACTCTTCACAATGCCCTGTCTTTAAAGCAGGTGGATGAATTTCTTGCTTCCATTGCTTGTCCGTCAAGTGAAGTTCCACGGAAGACCCCTGAAATTTCCTCTACAGCGTCACATTCCAGTCCAGCAGtgagaagaaaaatatctttaaatacatATACACCTGCAAAGATCCTCCCAACACCATCAGCTACCTTAAAGAGTACTAAAGCAAGCAGCAAAGCAGCCACCAGTGGACATTCTAGTGCAGTTGTTCCTAACACCTCATCTCGGAAAAAGAGTGTAACTAGCAAAACAGAAGTATATGAACACAAAAAATCCTctgggaagaagaaatga